One window of the Populus trichocarpa isolate Nisqually-1 chromosome 9, P.trichocarpa_v4.1, whole genome shotgun sequence genome contains the following:
- the LOC7457505 gene encoding allene oxide synthase 3, translated as MNILPSSEETSEFSLKSIPGDYGLPFFGAIRDRLDYFYNQGRDEFFSTRVQKYESTIFKTNMPPGPFIAKNPKVIAVLDAVSFPVLFDTSKVEKYNVLDGTFFPSVSFTGGYRACAYLDPSEPQHTSLKSFFMSTLASKHNDFIPLFRASLSKLFINIEDEIVSQKKANFNKPSEAMSFDFVFRLFGDKDSSDTKVGSEGPAIVNKWLALQLAPLATLGLPKYFKYLEDIFLRTFPLPFIFVKSDYNKLYDAFYASSSSVLDKAESLGIKRDEACHNLVFLAGFNAFGGMKAWFPTLIKWVGTAGEKLHGQLANEIRTVVKEEGGVTFQALDKMILTKSVVFEALRIEPPVPFQYGKARDNIVVHSHDAAFEIKKGEMIFGYQPFATKDPRIFDDPEEFVGHRFVGDGEKLLRYVYWSNGRETEDPTAENKQCPGKDLVLLLSRVLLVEFFLRYDTFTVKTASSLALGSTVTFTSLIKARST; from the coding sequence ATGAATATCCTTCCTTCTTCTGAAGAAACATCAGAATTCTCATTAAAATCAATCCCTGGTGACTATGGTCTCCCTTTCTTTGGTGCAATCAGAGATCGTCTAGACTATTTCTATAACCAAGGCAGAGATGAGTTCTTTAGTACGCGTGTCCAGAAATACGAATCCACAATCTTCAAAACAAACATGCCTCCTGGCCCTTTCATTGCCAAAAATCCCAAAGTCATTGCTGTTCTTGATGCAGTCTCGTTTCCAGTCCTCTTTGACACTTCTAAGGTCGAAAAATATAACGTTCTTGATGGTACTTTCTTTCCCTCGGTATCCTTCACTGGGGGATACCGTGCCTGCGCCTATCTTGACCCTTCTGAGCCTCAACACACCTCTCTCAAATCCTTTTTTATGTCAACTCTAGCATCCAAGCACAATGACTTTATCCCTCTCTTTAGAGCTAGCTTGTCGAAGCTTTTCATTAACATTGAGGATGAAATAGTTTctcaaaagaaagcaaatttcaACAAGCCTAGTGAGGCCATGTCTTTCGACTTTGTGTTTCGTCTATTTGGAGATAAAGATTCGTCCGATACAAAGGTTGGATCGGAAGGACCTGCCATCGTTAATAAATGGTTGGCCTTGCAACTTGCACCGCTTGCGACCCTAGGATTACCAAAGTATTTTAAATATCTTGAAGATATTTTCTTGCGTACATTTCCGTTGCCATTTATCTTTGTAAAGTCTGATTATAACAAGCTTTACGATGCGTTTTATGCGTCTTCGAGTTCGGTCTTAGACAAAGCTGAGAGTCTTGGGATCAAAAGAGATGAAGCTTGCCATAACCTAGTGTTTCTTGCTGGTTTTAATGCTTTTGGGGGCATGAAAGCTTGGTTTCCTACACTGATCAAGTGGGTCGGCACAGCAGGAGAGAAGTTACACGGCCAACTTGCCAATGAAATCAGGACTGTTGTTAAGGAGGAAGGCGGGGTAACTTTCCAAGCATTGGATAAGATGATTTTGACCAAGTCAGTTGTTTTTGAAGCTTTGAGGATTGAGCCTCCAGTTCCATTCCAATACGGTAAGGCCAGGGATAACATCGTGGTGCATAGTCATGATGCAGCCTTTGAGATCAAGAAAGGTGAAATGATCTTTGGATACCAACCATTTGCTACAAAGGATCCTAGGATTTTTGATGATCCTGAGGAGTTTGTAGGGCATAGGTTTGTCGGGGATGGAGAGAAGCTATTGAGGTATGTTTATTGGTCAAATGGGCGTGAGACTGAGGATCCAACAGCAGAGAACAAGCAGTGTCCAGGGAAAGATCTAGTGTTACTCCTATCCAGGGTTTTGCTGGTGGAGTTTTTCCTGCGTTATGACACATTTACTGTTAAAACAGCTAGTTCATTGGCTTTGGGGTCAACAGTGACTTTCACTTCTTTGATCAAGGCCAGGAGCACTTGA
- the LOC7456406 gene encoding cold-regulated 413 plasma membrane protein 1, whose protein sequence is MVNRVRKAREQKMGKKSYLAMRRDQGMESSLLASDFQDLTNAAKKLANHAVKLGGLGFGTTFLEWIAAFAAIYLLILDRTNWKTNILTGLLIPYIFFTLPSILFSLLRGDVGKWIAFVAVILRLFFPKRFPDWLEMPGALILLIVVAPSLFASTIRNNWIGVAICLAIACYLLQEHIRASGGFRNSFTKAHGISNTVGIILLFVYPAWALLIDLL, encoded by the exons ATGGTCAACAGAGTGAGAAAAGCTAGAGAGCAAAAGATGGGAAAGAAAAGTTACTTGGCGATGAGGAGGGATCAGGGAATGGAGAGTAGCTTGCTTGCTTCTGATTTTCAAGACTTGACTAATGCTGCTAAGAAGCTAGCTAATCATGCTGTCAAGCTTGGTGGGTTAGGGTTTGGTACCACTTTTCTTGAATGGATCGCTGCTTTTGCTGCTAT TTATCTACTGATCTTGGATCGAACGAACTGGAAAACCAACATTCTTACTGGTCTATTAATCCCTTACATTTTCTTTACTCTTCCTTCAATATTGTTCAGCCTGCTCAG AGGAGATGTTGGAAAATGGATCGCTTTCGTTGCTGTTATATTGCGTCTTTTCTTCCCAAAACGTTTCCCAG ATTGGCTTGAAATGCCTGGTGCTTTGATTCTTCTAATAGTGGTGGCTCCTAGTTTGTTTGCAAGCACGATAAGGAATAACTGGATTGGTGTGGCCATATGTCTAGCCATTGCATGTTATTTGCTGCAAGAACACATCCGGGCATCGGGTGGGTTTAGAAACTCCTTCACAAAAGCACATGGCATATCCAACACTGTTGGCATAATACTTCTGTTTGTTTATCCTGCCTGGGCATTGCTGATTGATTTGCTTTAA
- the LOC7457504 gene encoding probable CoA ligase CCL6 isoform X1 has product MEFIVKVEESRPASDGKPSAGPVYRSIYAKDGLMDLPAGLESPWQFFSDSALKNPENKMLGRRQVIDSKQVGPYVWLTYKEVYDSAMRMGSAMRRRGVNPGDRCGIYGSNCPEWITAMEACDSQAITYVPLYDTLGPNAVEFIINHAEVSIAFVQENKLSSILSCLPKCSSNLKTIVSFGKISDMQKKEADELGVSCFSWEEFPQLGSLDCELPPKHKTDVCTIMYTSGTTGEPKGVILTNGALVAEVLSVDQLLFLTDRVAAEEDSYFSFLPLAHVYDQVIETYCIYKGASIGFWQGDVRYLMEDIQELKPSIFCGVPRVYDRIYTGTLAKVSAGGGLKKKLFDFAYNYKLGYLEKGFPQEKAAPLLDRLVFDKTKQALGGRVRILLSGAAPLPKHVEEFLRVTSCSTLSQGYGLTESCGGCFTSIGNVYPMVGTVGVPMTTIESRLESVPEMGYDALSSVPRGEICLRGSTLFSGYHKREDLTNEVLVDGWFHTGDIGEWQPNGAMKIIDRKKNIFKLSQGEYVAVENLENVYLRCPHITSIWVYGNSFESFLVAVVVPDRQALEDWAANHNETDDFKSLCKNLKARKYILDELNSIGKTNNLRGFEMLKAVHLEPHPFDMERDLITPTFKLKRPQLLKCYKDCIDQLYSDAKGLKA; this is encoded by the exons ATGGAATTCATCGTAAAAGTTGAAGAATCAAGACCTGCAAGTGATGGAAAACCATCAGCAGGGCCTGTTTACAGGTCCATTTATGCCAAAGATGGCCTCATGGATTTGCCTGCAGGACTAGAGTCTCCTTGGCAGTTCTTTAG TGATTCTGCTCTCAAGAACCCTGAAAACAAAATGCTAGGTAGGCGGCAAGTCATTGATTCCAAG CAGGTGGGTCCTTATGTGTGGCTGACATACAAAGAGGTTTATGATTCTGCCATGAGGATGGGTTCCGCAATGAGGAGGCGCGGTGTCAATCCT GGAGACCGTTGCGGTATATATGGTTCCAACTGCCCAGAATGGATCACTGCTATGGAG GCTTGCGACAGCCAGGCCATAACATATGTACCACTCTATGACACTCTTG GGCCTAATGCTGTGGAGTTCATCATCAATCATGCTGAAGTTTCAATAGCCTTTGTCCAAGAGAACAAGCTCTCTTCT ATTCTATCTTGCCTTCCAAAGTgctcttcaaatttaaaaa CTATTGTCAGCTTTGGAAAAATTTCTGACATGCAAAAGAAGGAAGCTGATGAACTAGGGGTATCTTGCTTTTCATGGGAAGAATTTCCTCAGTTG GGGAGTTTGGATTGTGAATTACCTCCAAAACATAAGACTGATGTCTGCACAATAATGTACACTAGTGGAACAACAGGAGAACCAAAAGGTGTCATCCTAACCAACGGGGCTCTTGTGGCAGAAGTATTGTCTGTGGACCAGCTACTTTTTCTGACAGACAGAGTG GCTGCAGAAGAAGATTCATACTTCTCTTTCCTACCCTTGGCCCATGTATATGATCAAGTAATTGAGACCTATTGCATCTACAAAGGTGCCTCAATAGGATTTTGGCAAGGG GATGTAAGATACTTGATGGAGGACATCCAAGAACTGAAGCCAAGTATATTTTGTGGGGTTCCTAGAGTTTATGACCGCATATATACTG GAACACTTGCTAAGGTTTCAGCTGGAGGTGGATTAAAGAAGAAGTTATTTGATTTTGCCTATAACTA CAAGTTGGGTTATCTAGAGAAGGGATTTCCACAAGAGAAAGCAGCACCCCTCCTGGACAGGCTTGTCTTCGATAAG ACAAAGCAAGCACTAGGGGGGAGAGTACGTATCTTGTTATCTGGTGCTGCTCCTTTGCCTAAGCATGTAGAGGAGTTTTTGAGGGTCACATCCTGTTCTACTTTATCACAGGGATATG GTCTCACTGAAAGTTGTGGGGGCTGTTTCACATCCATAGGCAATGTGTATCCCATGGTGGGAACTGTTGGAGTGCCCATGACAACCATTGAATCAAGACTCGAGTCTGTGCCAGAGATGGGATATGATGCATTATCCAGTGTTCCAAGGGGAGAGATTTGCCTGAGGGGAAGTACATTGTTCTCTGGTTACCACAAGCGAGAAGATCTAACTAATGAAGTCCTCGTTGATGGATGGTTTCATACAG GTGACATTGGAGAATGGCAACCCAATGGAGCAATGAAGATTATTGACAGGAAAAAGAACATATTTAAGCTATCTCAAGGTGAATACGTTGCTGTAGAGAACCTTGAAAATGTCTACCTGCGATGCCCTCATATAACATCG ATTTGGGTCTATGGAAACAGTTTCGAATCATTTCTTGTTGCTGTAGTTGTCCCTGACAGACAGGCACTTGAGGATTGGGCTGCAAACCATAACGAGACTGATGATTTTAAATCGTTATGCAAAAATCTGAAGGCAAGGAAATATATACTCGATGAGCTCAATAGCATTGGTAAAACAAACAAC CTTAGAGGATTTGAAATGTTAAAAGCTGTTCATTTGGAACCACATCCATTTGATATGGAGAGGGACCTGATAACTCCAACATTCAAGCTCAAGAGGCCACAATTACTCAAATGTTACAAG GACTGCATTGATCAACTGTACAGTGACGCAAAGGGCTTGAAGGCATGA
- the LOC7457504 gene encoding probable CoA ligase CCL6 isoform X2 → MEFIVKVEESRPASDGKPSAGPVYRSIYAKDGLMDLPAGLESPWQFFSDSALKNPENKMLGRRQVIDSKVGPYVWLTYKEVYDSAMRMGSAMRRRGVNPGDRCGIYGSNCPEWITAMEACDSQAITYVPLYDTLGPNAVEFIINHAEVSIAFVQENKLSSILSCLPKCSSNLKTIVSFGKISDMQKKEADELGVSCFSWEEFPQLGSLDCELPPKHKTDVCTIMYTSGTTGEPKGVILTNGALVAEVLSVDQLLFLTDRVAAEEDSYFSFLPLAHVYDQVIETYCIYKGASIGFWQGDVRYLMEDIQELKPSIFCGVPRVYDRIYTGTLAKVSAGGGLKKKLFDFAYNYKLGYLEKGFPQEKAAPLLDRLVFDKTKQALGGRVRILLSGAAPLPKHVEEFLRVTSCSTLSQGYGLTESCGGCFTSIGNVYPMVGTVGVPMTTIESRLESVPEMGYDALSSVPRGEICLRGSTLFSGYHKREDLTNEVLVDGWFHTGDIGEWQPNGAMKIIDRKKNIFKLSQGEYVAVENLENVYLRCPHITSIWVYGNSFESFLVAVVVPDRQALEDWAANHNETDDFKSLCKNLKARKYILDELNSIGKTNNLRGFEMLKAVHLEPHPFDMERDLITPTFKLKRPQLLKCYKDCIDQLYSDAKGLKA, encoded by the exons ATGGAATTCATCGTAAAAGTTGAAGAATCAAGACCTGCAAGTGATGGAAAACCATCAGCAGGGCCTGTTTACAGGTCCATTTATGCCAAAGATGGCCTCATGGATTTGCCTGCAGGACTAGAGTCTCCTTGGCAGTTCTTTAG TGATTCTGCTCTCAAGAACCCTGAAAACAAAATGCTAGGTAGGCGGCAAGTCATTGATTCCAAG GTGGGTCCTTATGTGTGGCTGACATACAAAGAGGTTTATGATTCTGCCATGAGGATGGGTTCCGCAATGAGGAGGCGCGGTGTCAATCCT GGAGACCGTTGCGGTATATATGGTTCCAACTGCCCAGAATGGATCACTGCTATGGAG GCTTGCGACAGCCAGGCCATAACATATGTACCACTCTATGACACTCTTG GGCCTAATGCTGTGGAGTTCATCATCAATCATGCTGAAGTTTCAATAGCCTTTGTCCAAGAGAACAAGCTCTCTTCT ATTCTATCTTGCCTTCCAAAGTgctcttcaaatttaaaaa CTATTGTCAGCTTTGGAAAAATTTCTGACATGCAAAAGAAGGAAGCTGATGAACTAGGGGTATCTTGCTTTTCATGGGAAGAATTTCCTCAGTTG GGGAGTTTGGATTGTGAATTACCTCCAAAACATAAGACTGATGTCTGCACAATAATGTACACTAGTGGAACAACAGGAGAACCAAAAGGTGTCATCCTAACCAACGGGGCTCTTGTGGCAGAAGTATTGTCTGTGGACCAGCTACTTTTTCTGACAGACAGAGTG GCTGCAGAAGAAGATTCATACTTCTCTTTCCTACCCTTGGCCCATGTATATGATCAAGTAATTGAGACCTATTGCATCTACAAAGGTGCCTCAATAGGATTTTGGCAAGGG GATGTAAGATACTTGATGGAGGACATCCAAGAACTGAAGCCAAGTATATTTTGTGGGGTTCCTAGAGTTTATGACCGCATATATACTG GAACACTTGCTAAGGTTTCAGCTGGAGGTGGATTAAAGAAGAAGTTATTTGATTTTGCCTATAACTA CAAGTTGGGTTATCTAGAGAAGGGATTTCCACAAGAGAAAGCAGCACCCCTCCTGGACAGGCTTGTCTTCGATAAG ACAAAGCAAGCACTAGGGGGGAGAGTACGTATCTTGTTATCTGGTGCTGCTCCTTTGCCTAAGCATGTAGAGGAGTTTTTGAGGGTCACATCCTGTTCTACTTTATCACAGGGATATG GTCTCACTGAAAGTTGTGGGGGCTGTTTCACATCCATAGGCAATGTGTATCCCATGGTGGGAACTGTTGGAGTGCCCATGACAACCATTGAATCAAGACTCGAGTCTGTGCCAGAGATGGGATATGATGCATTATCCAGTGTTCCAAGGGGAGAGATTTGCCTGAGGGGAAGTACATTGTTCTCTGGTTACCACAAGCGAGAAGATCTAACTAATGAAGTCCTCGTTGATGGATGGTTTCATACAG GTGACATTGGAGAATGGCAACCCAATGGAGCAATGAAGATTATTGACAGGAAAAAGAACATATTTAAGCTATCTCAAGGTGAATACGTTGCTGTAGAGAACCTTGAAAATGTCTACCTGCGATGCCCTCATATAACATCG ATTTGGGTCTATGGAAACAGTTTCGAATCATTTCTTGTTGCTGTAGTTGTCCCTGACAGACAGGCACTTGAGGATTGGGCTGCAAACCATAACGAGACTGATGATTTTAAATCGTTATGCAAAAATCTGAAGGCAAGGAAATATATACTCGATGAGCTCAATAGCATTGGTAAAACAAACAAC CTTAGAGGATTTGAAATGTTAAAAGCTGTTCATTTGGAACCACATCCATTTGATATGGAGAGGGACCTGATAACTCCAACATTCAAGCTCAAGAGGCCACAATTACTCAAATGTTACAAG GACTGCATTGATCAACTGTACAGTGACGCAAAGGGCTTGAAGGCATGA